In the Ursus arctos isolate Adak ecotype North America unplaced genomic scaffold, UrsArc2.0 scaffold_5, whole genome shotgun sequence genome, one interval contains:
- the LOC113261436 gene encoding olfactory receptor 2M3-like — protein sequence MAWGNQTFTSDFILLGIFNHSPTHIFLFSLVLVIFIVAFMGNTAMILLIYLDPQLHTSMYFLLSQLSLMDLMLITTTVPKMAFNYLSGSKSISVAGCATQIFFYTSLIGCECFLLAVMAYDRYIAICHPLRYPNLMSPKICGLMTASSWILGSTDGVIDAVATFSFSYCGSREIAQFFCDFPSLLIISCNDTSTFEEVLFYCCIIMIIFPVAVIIASYARVILAVIRMASGEGRRKTFATCSSHLIVVGMYYGAVLFMYMRPTSDRSPTQDKMVSVFYAILTPMLNPLIYSLRNKEVARAFMKVLGKGKSGQ from the coding sequence ATGGCATGGGGCAATCAGACATTCACCTCTGATTTCATCCTTCTGGGAATCTTCAATCACAGCCCCACCCACATCTTCCTGTTCTCTTTGGTCTTGGTCATCTTCATAGTGGCTTTCATGGGAAACACTGCTATGATTCTCCTTATCTACCTGGACCCCCAGCTCCACACCTCCATGTACTTCCTCCTCAGCCAACTGTCCCTCATGGACCTCATGCTCATCACCACCACTGTACCCAAGATGGCCTTCAACTACTTGTCTGGCAGCAAGTCCATTTCTGTGGCAGGTTGTGCCACACAAATTTTCTTCTATACATCACTAATTGGCTGTGAATGTTTCCTGTTGGCAGTCATGGCTTATGACCGCTATATTGCCATTTGCCACCCTCTAAGATATCCCAATCTCATGAGTCCCAAAATTTGTGGTCTTATGACTGCATCTTCCTGGATCCTGGGTTCTACTGATGGTGTCATTGATGCTGTAGCTACATTTTCCTTCTCCTATTGTGGGTCCCGGGAAATAGCCCAGTTCTTCTGTGATTTTCCTTCCCTGCTAATCATCTCATGCAATGACACATCAACATTTGAAGAAGTTCTTTTCTACTGCTgtataataatgattattttccCTGTAGCGGTAATCATTGCTTCCTATGCTCGTGTTATTCTGGCTGTCATTCGCATGGCGTCTGGTGAGGGTCGCCGAAAAACTTTTGCCACGTGTTCCTCTCACCTCATAGTGGTGGGAATGTACTATGGAGCAGTTTTGTTCATGTACATGCGGCCCACTTCAGATCGTTCCCCCACCCAGGACAAAATGGTCTCTGTCTTCTACGCCATCCTTACTCCCATGCTGAATCCCCTGATCTACAGCCTCCGCAACAAGGAAGTCGCAAGAGCATTCATGAAGGTATTAGGGAAGGGCAAGTCTGGACAATAA